Proteins found in one Oreochromis niloticus isolate F11D_XX linkage group LG22, O_niloticus_UMD_NMBU, whole genome shotgun sequence genomic segment:
- the si:ch211-57n23.1 gene encoding uncharacterized protein si:ch211-57n23.1, which produces MLQGTVSRAWLCLSFCLLLGICSPAEDGGPASPPPSFPPEQGSGESDFEDWEWGSGSSLLHLLHSFPADSPFTTESSEKPVNCTQRFWLPPSSPICWENIAGPKEFARSRLLVLQNRAALQAVSTSSGVEEGGLSYDHQAREEVQGIRSDHQKVTETMQSMETVFVSLAEKRKEGKERGVFTSMKERLANTRDALEGRDRVANHLEEKFSTLEATLLNIQLRLRKLIHH; this is translated from the exons ATGCTCCAGGGGACAGTGAGCAGGGCTTGGCTCTGCCTGTCCTTCTGCCTCCTGTTGGGGATCTGTTCTCCAGCAGAGGATGGAGGACCAGCAAGTCCTCCTCCTAGTTTCCCCCCTGAGCAAGGGTCAGGGGAGTCGGATTTCGAGGACTGGGAGTGGGGCTCTGGATCGTCTCTTCTGCACCTGCTCCACAGCTTCCCCGCTGACAGCCCCTTCACAACAGAGTCCTCAGAAAAGCCAGTCAACTGCACACAGCGCTTCTGGCTCCCTCCATCATCTCCAATCTGCTGGGAAAACATAGCAGGACCCAAAGAGTTTGCCAGGTCTCGTCTGCTTGTTCTGCAGAACAGGGCGGCCCTGCAGGCGGTGTCCACCTCCAGCggggtggaggagggagggCTGTCCTACGACCACCAAGCTAGAGAGGAGGTCCAGGGGATCCGATCAGACCACCAGAAAGTGACCGAAACTATGCAAAGCATGGAGACCGTGTTTGTCTCTCTGGCAGAGAAGAGGAAAGAGGGCAAGGAGCGGGGTGTCTTTACGAG CATGAAGGAGCGTCTCGCAAATACGAGGGATGCTCTCGAAGGCAGAGACCGCGTGGCTAACCACCTGGAGGAGAAGTTTTCCACTTTGGAGGCGACACTTCTCAATATACAGCTTCGACTTAGAAAACTCATCCATCACTGA
- the chrac1 gene encoding chromatin accessibility complex protein 1: MKMSQNSSGKDDQASGSKKPISLPISRVRLIMKSSPDVSSINQDALFLTTKATELFVQHLALSSFNNGSGKETNSLSYSDLANTAQETETFHFLTDILPKKILAQDYLNSLEQMQEEEGADY, encoded by the exons ATGAAGATGTCTCAAAACAGCTCAGGCAAAGACGACCAAGCGTCAGGCAGCAAAAAGCCGATCTCTCTGCCGATATCCAGGGTGAGGCTGATCATGAAGAGCTCCCCTGATGTCTCCAGTATCAACCAGGACGCTCTTTTCCTCACCACCAAAGCTACA gaGCTGTTTGTACAACACCTGGCTCTATCCTCCTTCAACAACGGCTCAGGGAAGGAAACAAACAGCCTGTCGTACAGCGACCTGGCCAACACTGCTCAGGAGACAGAGACTTTCCATTTTCTCACAG ATATTCTGCCTAAGAAGATCTTGGCTCAAGATTACCTCAACTCTTTGGAGCAAatgcaagaagaagaaggagctgATTACTGA
- the gatad1 gene encoding GATA zinc finger domain-containing protein 1: MPLGLKPCCAVCKTNSSSMWKKGNQGEILCNSCTGKSASGGASGPSLSSITQPSNGGGKQSKQEIHRRSARLRSTKYKAPASEKKVSTKGKGRRHIFKLKNPIKAPESVATIITSESIFYKGVYYQIGDVIKVTDEEDGKPYYAQIRGFVQDQYCEKSAALTWLIPTQASPKDQFDPGTYIVGPEEDLPRKMEYLEFVCHAPSEYFKSRSTPFPTIPIRPEKGYIWTHIGPTPAHTVKESVSASS; the protein is encoded by the exons ATGCCGCTGGGTTTGAAACCATGTTGCGCCGTTTGCAAGACTAATTCTTCCTCGATGTGGAAGAAAGGAAACCAGGGAGAGATCCTGTGTAACAGCTGCACGGGAAAGAGCGCCAGCGGCGGGGCGTCAGGACCCTCCCTGTCCTCCATCACTCAGCCCAGCAATGGCGGAGGGAAACAG TCCAAGCAGGAGATCCACAGAAGGTCTGCACGTCTGAGAAGCACCAAGTACAAAGCTCCTGCATCGGAGAAAAAAGTCTCAACCAAAGGAAAAGGACGACGACACATATTTAAACTCAAAAAT CCAATCAAAGCACCAGAATCCGTAGCGACTATCATCACGTCAGAATCCATATTTTATAAG GGTGTATACTACCAGATAGGAGACGTGATTAAGGTAACGGATGAAGAAGACGGGAAGCCTTACTACGCTCAGATTCGAGGCTTTGTGCAGGATCAGTACTGTGAAAAAAGTGCAGCACTGACGTGGCTCATCCCCACTCAAGCCAGCCCAAAGGACCAGTTCGATCCTGGCACTTATATTGTTG GTCCAGAGGAGGATCTGCCAAGAAAGATGGAGTATTTGGAGTTTGTGTGCCACGCCCCCTCTGAGTACTTCAAGTCTCGGAGCACCCCATTCCCTACTATCCCAATACGACCAGAAAAAGGCTATATCTGGACCCACATAGGACCCACACCGGCCCACACTGTCAAAGAGTCTGTCAGTGCCAGCAGTTAG